In Colwellia sp. M166, a genomic segment contains:
- the gluQRS gene encoding tRNA glutamyl-Q(34) synthetase GluQRS: MRPDNASYYRGRFAPSPSGLLHFGSLIAALASYLDAKHNNGQWLLRIEDIDPPREQSGASSEILKTLESYGLHWDEDVLYQSQQSAIYHEVLAELAEQKLSYYCRCTRAQIKAQGGIYQGQCKNLAQPVNNSAIRINNTVGISQYNDLIQTQVTCDTKLAQEDFIVVRKDGLFAYQLAVVVDDIYQNISHVIRGCDLLEPTARQLSFYQILQHNAPKFGHFPLAVSKPGFKLSKQNSAPAIDKNNPLPSLFSALVFLGQHPPNGLQTASVDELLTWAITHWSIAQVPKSQEIILQV; the protein is encoded by the coding sequence TTGCGACCAGATAATGCAAGTTATTATCGTGGTCGCTTTGCTCCTTCCCCTTCCGGTTTATTACACTTCGGCTCTTTAATTGCAGCATTAGCAAGTTATCTCGACGCCAAGCATAATAACGGCCAATGGCTGCTTAGAATTGAAGATATTGATCCTCCTCGAGAACAATCCGGTGCCAGCAGTGAAATACTCAAAACCTTAGAAAGCTATGGCTTACATTGGGATGAGGACGTCCTTTATCAAAGCCAGCAAAGTGCAATTTATCATGAAGTATTGGCTGAACTAGCAGAACAAAAACTCAGCTATTATTGTCGCTGTACTCGCGCGCAAATAAAAGCCCAAGGTGGCATCTACCAAGGGCAGTGTAAAAACCTCGCACAACCTGTGAATAACAGTGCTATTCGCATTAATAATACTGTCGGTATTTCGCAATATAATGACCTCATTCAAACCCAAGTCACCTGTGACACTAAGTTGGCACAAGAAGACTTTATTGTTGTACGCAAGGATGGTCTATTTGCCTACCAATTAGCGGTTGTTGTTGATGATATTTATCAAAATATTAGCCATGTTATTCGAGGTTGTGATTTACTGGAGCCAACAGCAAGACAACTGAGTTTTTATCAAATTTTACAGCATAACGCCCCTAAATTTGGACATTTCCCACTTGCTGTCAGCAAACCAGGCTTTAAGTTAAGCAAACAAAATAGTGCCCCTGCAATAGATAAAAACAACCCGCTACCGTCACTTTTTTCAGCCCTAGTTTTTCTGGGTCAACACCCCCCTAATGGCTTACAAACGGCCAGTGTTGATGAGCTTTTAACTTGGGCAATCACCCACTGGTCAATTGCTCAAGTACCAAAATCACAAGAAATAATTTTACAAGTGTAA
- the dksA gene encoding RNA polymerase-binding protein DksA — protein MPTHKTLGILALAGVNPYVEKPNEEYMNEAQLEHFKKILDAWRVQLRQEVDRTVTHMQDEAANFPDPVDRAAQEEEFSLELRTRDRERKLIKKIEKTLQLIEDDDFGFCNSCGIEIGIRRLEARPTADLCIECKTLQEIKERQLAG, from the coding sequence ATGCCAACACACAAAACATTAGGTATTTTAGCATTAGCAGGTGTTAACCCTTACGTTGAAAAGCCTAACGAAGAATACATGAACGAAGCACAACTAGAGCACTTTAAAAAAATTCTAGATGCTTGGCGTGTACAGCTTCGTCAGGAAGTTGATCGTACCGTAACGCATATGCAGGATGAAGCAGCAAACTTCCCTGATCCCGTAGACCGTGCAGCTCAAGAAGAAGAGTTTAGTCTTGAATTACGTACGCGTGATCGTGAACGTAAACTGATCAAGAAAATTGAGAAAACCTTACAGCTTATTGAAGATGACGATTTTGGTTTTTGTAACTCTTGTGGCATTGAAATTGGCATTCGTCGCTTAGAAGCTCGCCCAACAGCTGATCTTTGTATTGAATGTAAAACTCTACAAGAAATCAAAGAACGTCAACTAGCGGGTTAA
- the pepB gene encoding aminopeptidase PepB, with product MTTANSAPVSITLTTNNHAQGWQQGKTIQIATDSIAIYLPQDATYRLRKIQMAARKIEKLDIDHALLSGEGWDEASQWAFALGFSCVDKLENISFCGEPGLIERLNNKLAVYAWSRDLTNQTPAELYPLKLAQLTTDYITNLAPEHVTTRLIKGEELLEQQWMGIYNVGKGSINQPCLLEVDFNPTADANAQVAACLVGKGITFDSGGYSIKSSAGMFDMKCDMGGAAVVAGALALAIKQGLDQRVKLYLCCAENMISNDAYKLGDIITYKNGVTCEVANTDAEGRLVLADGLMAASETGAPMIIDAATLTGAAVMATGGDYSALFALDNNAVTKAQASANATGEAIWQFPLEPWHQDKCPSVFADTANSRTQKGGGAGGASNAAGFLSRFVGNEGAGWLHFDLAAAYNAEDSSLWAAGATGLGIATIADLISKH from the coding sequence ATGACAACAGCTAATTCTGCTCCAGTATCAATAACATTGACAACAAATAACCATGCACAAGGTTGGCAGCAAGGAAAAACCATCCAAATTGCAACTGACAGTATTGCTATTTACTTACCTCAAGACGCGACTTATCGATTACGAAAAATTCAAATGGCAGCACGTAAGATAGAAAAACTAGATATTGACCATGCGTTGCTGAGCGGTGAGGGTTGGGATGAAGCTAGCCAATGGGCTTTTGCGCTCGGCTTTAGCTGCGTTGATAAACTAGAAAATATCAGTTTTTGTGGTGAACCAGGGTTAATTGAACGCTTGAATAATAAACTTGCGGTTTATGCTTGGAGCCGTGATTTAACGAATCAAACACCTGCTGAATTATATCCATTGAAGCTTGCACAACTGACAACTGATTATATTACTAACCTCGCTCCTGAACATGTGACTACTCGCCTTATTAAAGGTGAAGAATTGCTAGAACAACAATGGATGGGCATATATAACGTTGGCAAAGGTAGTATTAACCAACCTTGTTTACTGGAAGTTGACTTTAACCCTACAGCTGATGCCAATGCCCAAGTGGCTGCATGCTTAGTTGGTAAAGGTATTACTTTTGATAGTGGCGGTTACAGTATTAAAAGTAGCGCCGGCATGTTTGATATGAAATGTGATATGGGCGGTGCTGCTGTTGTCGCCGGTGCATTAGCATTAGCGATTAAACAAGGCTTAGATCAACGGGTTAAATTGTACTTATGTTGCGCTGAGAATATGATCAGTAATGATGCCTATAAACTTGGCGATATTATTACATATAAAAATGGTGTTACTTGTGAAGTTGCAAACACTGATGCTGAAGGCCGCTTAGTGTTGGCTGATGGCTTGATGGCAGCAAGTGAAACGGGTGCGCCAATGATCATCGACGCAGCAACCTTAACTGGCGCTGCTGTGATGGCAACTGGTGGCGATTATTCAGCATTATTTGCCTTGGATAATAACGCTGTGACAAAAGCTCAAGCATCAGCAAACGCTACTGGTGAAGCTATTTGGCAATTTCCTTTAGAGCCTTGGCATCAGGATAAATGCCCATCGGTATTTGCTGACACTGCAAATAGTCGCACACAAAAAGGTGGTGGTGCGGGTGGTGCAAGCAATGCCGCTGGGTTCTTATCACGCTTTGTCGGCAATGAAGGTGCCGGTTGGTTACACTTTGATTTAGCCGCGGCATATAATGCTGAGGACTCTAGTTTGTGGGCTGCAGGTGCGACAGGGCTAGGTATTGCCACCATTGCTGACTTGATCTCAAAGCATTAA
- the sfsA gene encoding DNA/RNA nuclease SfsA, whose product MDFILAPSTLIKRYKRFLADVIIEDEQHVKTAITMHCANTGAMTGCAEPGDTVWYSTSDNLKRKYPNSWELTYTQAQHWICVNTIRANQLTEEAIIQGSIKEFCQHSQLKREVKYGEENSKIDFHLYDVNGRETFIEVKSVTLLEAEQGYFPDAVTQRGQKHLRELMAMAEQGHRAVLFFAVLHSGINDVKSACHIDPKYAELLLEASQQGVEIMAYKATFEKEKHLFKMALTTKVPVLL is encoded by the coding sequence ATGGACTTTATACTAGCGCCAAGCACACTCATCAAACGTTATAAGCGCTTTCTTGCTGACGTCATAATTGAAGATGAGCAACATGTTAAAACAGCAATAACCATGCATTGTGCTAATACTGGCGCTATGACCGGATGCGCTGAGCCCGGAGATACTGTGTGGTATAGTACTTCTGACAATTTAAAGCGTAAATACCCTAACAGTTGGGAGCTCACTTACACACAAGCACAGCATTGGATTTGTGTTAATACCATACGGGCAAATCAACTCACCGAAGAAGCTATTATTCAAGGTAGCATTAAAGAGTTTTGCCAGCACAGTCAGCTCAAAAGAGAAGTTAAATACGGTGAAGAAAATAGTAAAATTGATTTTCACCTTTATGACGTTAACGGTCGAGAAACTTTTATTGAGGTTAAAAGTGTCACGCTGCTTGAAGCCGAGCAAGGCTACTTTCCCGATGCCGTGACCCAACGAGGGCAAAAACATTTACGCGAGTTAATGGCAATGGCTGAGCAAGGGCATCGAGCAGTACTTTTCTTTGCCGTATTGCACTCAGGTATAAATGATGTAAAGTCTGCCTGTCATATTGATCCTAAATACGCAGAGCTGCTGCTTGAGGCGAGTCAACAAGGGGTTGAAATAATGGCCTACAAAGCAACATTTGAAAAAGAAAAACACCTATTTAAAATGGCTTTAACCACTAAAGTGCCGGTTCTACTTTAA